A region of the Anaerosporomusa subterranea genome:
CAGAGCAGTCTCAAAGTCAAGGACTGGCTCAAGCTTCTCATAATTGACTTTAATTAGTCTCATTGCCTGCAGCGCGGTTTTCTCATCAATTGCGGCAATGATTGCCACTTCATCGCCGACATAACGGACATATTCATCAAGAATCAATCTATCATAGGGTGAAGGCTCTGGATAAGACTGCCCAGCCAGGGTAAAGCGTACTTTGGGAACATCTTGATGGGTAAAGACGCATTCGACTCCCGGCACAGCTAGTGCCTTAGAAATATCAATAGCCTTTATCCGTGCAAAGGGATGAGGACTGCGCAAAATCTTGACAACTAATGCATTGGCAGGCGCCAGGTCCTCTGTATAAACCGGTTGGCCGGTAGCAATCGGAATTGCATCGATTTTTGGTATGCTTTTGCCGACAGTATTCATGCTTCAACAACCCCCAGGTACTTTTTCACAGCCCGAAGTTGTCCCATATAACCTGTACAGCGGCACAGGTTTCCTGTCAGATAATGAATAATGGCTGCGTCATTGATCTCCGTTAATTCGCGTTTCATTGCTAAGACGGTCATGATGAAGCCTGGGCTGCAGAAGCCGCATTGCTCGGCCCCCTCAGCCGCAAGAATCTTGGCAAATTCCTCGGCTTCTTCGCGCACACCTTCAATGGTTACAATTGACTTTCCCTGAACCCGAAACGTAAGCAGAGTGCACGACAATACCGGCTTTCCATCGACCCATACGGTACACAACCCGCAGCAGGAGGTATCACAGCCACGGCGAACACCGGTCAGCCCATGGTTGCGCAAGCTATCGATCAACAACTCGTCACTGGCAGCCTCAAGAATCACTGGTTTCTGATTAAGAATAGTTTCTACTTTCATCGAATTGCCTCCCGGATCGCCCTTTTAACTAGCGTTTGACACATCGCACGACGATACTCTGCGGTACCGCGCATATTTGTGCCAAAGGACAATTCTAGCGACGCAAGTTTCGCCGCCTGCTCGATAGTAGCATCAGATAAAGCCTCCGCGTTCAGCAGCGAGGCCGCCTGCAGTGCAAGAGCAGCTCTACCCGGCCTGGCCCCGACTGCGATGCGCCACTGATCTTGCGAGCATGCTACCGCAACATTCAAGACCGGATAATCGCTGGCCGAATTCCGCAGACATTGGTAAGCCGCCTGACAATCATCCGCCTTGATGAAGACGTTTGTTAGAAGATCACGTTCGAAAGGGCGCATTAAAAACTCACTCAGTTTCATTCTACCGCCCTTATAGAGCAATACTTGTGTATCCAATACCAACAAAGCGGTTAGAATATCGGAAAACCCATACTTTGAGAAAACCGAAGCGCCAACTGTGGCCAGATTCCTAAATTGAACGCCAATAATATTAGCTGTAGCATTGGTCAGAAGGCTAGAAAATCGCTGCGTTAAAACCGGATTGGTTTCCAGATCTCGCAGACTGGCTGACGCACCAATTTCGATAAAGCCGTCTTTCTCCTGAATTAAGTTGAGTCCTAAATGCGTCAGGTCTATGCCTGTATCAATTCTTTGCGATCCTAATTTCAAGAAAGCACAACCGCCCAATATCGCGTTTGTCCTTTTCTGTATCAATAGCTTGTAAGCTTCCTCAATCGTTTGAGGCTGCGCCACACTACGCAATGTGAACATCGTTCTCCTCCTGACAAACAAAGTCATCGAACCTGATGGATTATTTAAATGCTTTAGAAGTCTATAAGAAATATATCATAATAATCGATAATTTGTCGAACGTTTTTTCAATAAACCACTCAATCGTTCGTTAGTAAATATAAGAAATTGTGGCACGATTTTGGTGATATTTGAGATACGCCCATTGTACGCTGAACTCAAGCGTCACTAACGATATACGAGCGCCACAATACATGAACGTACAGCACAAAGATCGGTTAAAGTGAATCGAAGAACGCAAAGGGATTTTATATATTAAATATCCGCTTTACGGCGCAAGAAAAGCCGCAACGCGTTTAGCATTGCGGCTTAGAATCTTAACGTATAAAGTACGTTGCACTATTTAAGTAAAGTAGCCGCCAGTTCCTCTACCGTTTGGACGATTTGTTTCGGAGCAGCTTGCCGCAATTCTTCCTCAGAGCCATAGCCATAGCCAACCGCGATTGCATCAATGCCATTGGCCTTGGCACCAAGTATATCGTGTTTACGATCGCCTACCATGATAACAGACTCACAGTTCACATTCCCAATCTCAGATAAGGCAAAAGCGATGACCTCACTCTTCTCGACGCGGGTGCCATCAAGATTGCTACCGATCACCTGGGCAAAGTATGAGCTAAGACAGAAATAGTTGAGGATCTTTACCGAAAAGACTGTAGGCTTTGAAGTAGCAACAACCAGTTTACTTCCCTTCGCCGTCAGTTGTCCAAGCAATTCAGGGATGCCCGGATATACCGAATTCTCATATA
Encoded here:
- a CDS encoding FAD binding domain-containing protein gives rise to the protein MFTLRSVAQPQTIEEAYKLLIQKRTNAILGGCAFLKLGSQRIDTGIDLTHLGLNLIQEKDGFIEIGASASLRDLETNPVLTQRFSSLLTNATANIIGVQFRNLATVGASVFSKYGFSDILTALLVLDTQVLLYKGGRMKLSEFLMRPFERDLLTNVFIKADDCQAAYQCLRNSASDYPVLNVAVACSQDQWRIAVGARPGRAALALQAASLLNAEALSDATIEQAAKLASLELSFGTNMRGTAEYRRAMCQTLVKRAIREAIR
- a CDS encoding (2Fe-2S)-binding protein gives rise to the protein MKVETILNQKPVILEAASDELLIDSLRNHGLTGVRRGCDTSCCGLCTVWVDGKPVLSCTLLTFRVQGKSIVTIEGVREEAEEFAKILAAEGAEQCGFCSPGFIMTVLAMKRELTEINDAAIIHYLTGNLCRCTGYMGQLRAVKKYLGVVEA
- a CDS encoding HAD family hydrolase; protein product: MYPIILFDLDGTLTDPKPGITKCVQYALAKMGIEEPDCDKLTPFIGPPLAKAFMEFYQMDEQQAIQAIEYYRERFSTVGLYENSVYPGIPELLGQLTAKGSKLVVATSKPTVFSVKILNYFCLSSYFAQVIGSNLDGTRVEKSEVIAFALSEIGNVNCESVIMVGDRKHDILGAKANGIDAIAVGYGYGSEEELRQAAPKQIVQTVEELAATLLK